In Euphorbia lathyris chromosome 10, ddEupLath1.1, whole genome shotgun sequence, a single genomic region encodes these proteins:
- the LOC136209861 gene encoding probable protein phosphatase 2C 47 produces the protein MATGTDVSPPQIPRWDGGCSNNNVMEDVNDENENSALSKTGKPPRNLSWMRHCSSSAFLTDNELDIGIISLKSPSNENPGFLPIFRSGSWSEKGPKQYMEDEFICVDNLCQHLVTATNFPAPSAFYGVFDGHGGVDAASFTKNNLLNFIVEDSQFPTGVKKAIKSAFVKTDHALADTKSVDSSSGTTALAALILGRTMLIANAGDSRAVLGKRGRAIELSKDHKPSCTSERLRIERLGGVIYDGYLNGQLAVARALGDWHIKGSKGAKSPLSSEPELEEISLTEEDEFLIIGCDGLWDVMSSQCAVTIVRKELVTHNDPEKCSKALVKEALQRNTCDNLTVVVVCFSPDPPPKIEIPRYHRRRSISAEGLDRLKGVLNTGI, from the exons ATGGCTACTGGGACTGATGTATCGCCTCCTCAGATTCCAAGATGGGATGGAGGGTGTAGTAATAATAATGTTATGGAAGATGTTAatgatgaaaatgaaaattctgCTCTGTCTAAAACTGGGAAACCTCCGAGAAATCTCTCTTGGATGCGCCATTGTAGCAGCTCTGCTTTTTTGACTGATAAT GAATTGGACATAGGAATCATAAGCTTGAAGTCACCATCAAATGAAAATCCTGGTTTTTTACCTATATTTCGCTCAGGAAGTTGGTCTGAAAAAGGACCAAAACAGTATATGGAAGATGAATTCATTTGTGTGGATAATCTATGTCAACATCTAGTTACTGCTACAAATTTCCCTGCTCCTTCTGCATTTTACGGG GTTTTTGATGGACACGGTGGCGTTGATGCAGCGTCATTTACCAAAAACAACCTTCTCAATTTTATTGTTGAAGATTCACAGTTTCCTACCGGTGTAAAAAAGGCGATTAAAAGTGCATTTGTGAAGACAGATCATGCACTTGCTGATACTAAATCCGTTGATAGTTCGTCGGGAACTACTGCTTTGGCTGCTCTTATCTTAGGAAG AACTATGCTCATTGCCAATGCTGGCGATTCTAGAGCGGTGTTGGGAAAACGGGGACGAGCAATCGAGCTGTCTAAAGATCATAAACCGAGTTGCACCTCCGAGAGGCTAAGAATTGAGAGACTTGGAGGAGTTATATATGATGGTTACCTTAATGGTCAATTAGCCGTAGCTCGTGCACTTGGAGATTGGCATATCAAGGGCTCGAAAGGTGCGAAAAGTCCCTTGAGTTCGGAGCCCGAGCTGGAGGAAATTAGCCTAACCGAAGAAGACGAGTTCTTAATCATCGGGTGTGATGGATTATGGGATGTAATGAGCAGCCAATGTGCAGTAACAATAGTAAGAAAAGAACTCGTGACTCATAACGACCCCGAAAAATGCTCAAAAGCGCTTGTCAAGGAGGCTCTCCAGCGCAATACATGCGACAATCTAACCGTTGTAGTGGTCTGTTTCTCGCCTGATCCGCCTCCTAAGATCGAAATTCCGAGATATCATAGGAGGAGAAGTATATCAGCAGAAGGATTAGACCGTCTAAAAGGGGTCTTAAATACCGGAATATAA